In Pseudonocardia sp. DSM 110487, the sequence GAGTACGACTTCGCCCAGCGCGACCTGCGCTGGACCGTCGCCTGCCTCGCGCCGCTCACCCAGGACCGGGAGTTCGCCGAGCACAACAAGTCGCTCATGCAGGGCTGGCTGTCGCACTGGGTGCCGCAGGCCCTCGAAGCTGCCCGGCAGCTGCAGCCGCTGTGGTCGCAGCCCGACGCCAAGCCGCCGCGGTTCGAGGACAGCCTCGACCGGGCCAAGAACCGGTTCGCCGGGATCTGCCGCGATCTCGGTCTCGACACCCCCGAGGAGCTGAAGCAGTGACCACAACCGCCGCGAGCCGCTTCGAGTCCAACAGCACCGCCTCGAACATGTGCGGCTTCACGCTCATGAACAGCCAGGTCGGCGTGCTCATCGCCCACGTGCTCGAGCGGCTGGACAACGTCAAGGTCACGCACCTGCCCTCGATGATCCGCGTCGACGGCCATGGCCGGTTCGACGTCGTCTACGCCGACGTCGACGAGGAGGCAGGCGAGGAGGAGGGCTGGTTCAACGCGGCCGAGTTCGAGGAGGCGATGTCCACCCACTACGGCCGGATGGTCCACCTCGACGACCGCACGATCATGTTCGCCAATCCCGAAGACGCAGCTGAATATCTGGACTTCGATCTGAAGCCAGTCTCCTAGAGGTCGTGAGCGGATACGCGCGTCATAGCGCGCGTATCCACTCACAACCCTCGTTGATCCGCACCCGCGCGGCAGACCGACGTTTCCGCACATCCAGGAGGACCAGAACATGGCGAAGGAACTGCGATTCGGAGAGGAGGGCCGGCGGTTGCTCCAGGCCGGCGTCGACCAGTTGGCCGAGGCCGTCAAGAGCACGCTCGGGCCCAAGGGCCGCAACGTCATCCTGGAGAAGATCACGGGGTCGCCCGAGGTCACGAACGACGGCGTGACGATCGCGCGGGAGATCCACCTGCGCGACCCGTTCGAGAACATGGGCGCGCAGCTGGTGAAGGAAGCGGCGGTCAAGACGAACGACACCGTCGGCGACGGCACCACCACGGCGATCGTGCTCGCCCAGGCGATCGTCCGGCAGGGCATGACGGCGATCGCGGCGGGCGGCAACCCGGTGCTCGTCAAGCGCGGCATCGACATCGGAGTGCGGCGCATCGTCGAGCACCTGCAGCGGGTGACCCACCCGGTCTCCACCGAGCAGGACTACGCCCGGGTGGCGTCGATCTCCGCGAACGACGACGAGGAGATCGGCCGGATCGTCGGGCGGGCATTGCACACCGTCGGCGAGGACGGCGTCGTCACCGTGGAGGACGTCCCGCAGCACGGCGTGAGCGTCGGGTTCGTCGAGGACTTCGCGTTCGACAACGGCTACGTGACGCCGTACATGGTCACCGACCCCGGCCGGCTCGAGGCGATCGTCGACGACCCGTACCTGCTGTTCACGGCGGAGAAGGTCAAGGACGTCCAGTCCCTCATGCCGGTGCTCGACAAGATCATGCGTGGTGAGCGGCGCCCGCTCGTGCTCGTCGCCGAGACCGTCGAGGGCACGGCGCTGCAGATGCTCGTGCACAACCACGTGAACCGCACGTTCCAGGCGGTGGCGATCAGGGCGCCCGGCTTCGGCGAGAAGCGCATCCACCTGCTCGAGGACATGGCGGCGCTCTGCGGCGGCAAGGTGCACAGCAGGAGTTCCGCGTTCGCCCTCGAACAGATGACCACCGAGCACCTCGGGCGGGCCTCGCAGGTGCGAGTCACCAGCGACAGCACCACGATCATCGGCGGCGGCGGGGACCGGGCGGCCCTCGAACTACGGCTCACGCAGTTGCGGGCCGAGCTGGCCCGCGCGACGTTCGGCAGCGACGAGGACTTCCTGTCCGAGCGCATCGCGCGGCTGTCGGGCAAGGCCGCGGTGATCGGCGTGGGCGCGCCCACCAACGCCGAGGCCAAGGAGATCCGCCACCGCGTCGACGACTCCCTGCAGGCCACGCGCGCGGCCATCGCCGAGGGCATCGTCGCGGGCGGCGGCGTCGCGCTGCTGCATGCCGAGCCCGCGCTCGACGACCTGGACGTCGGCGGTGACTACCGGATCGGCGTCGAGATCGTGCGCGCAGCCCTGACCGAGCCGGTGCACCTCATCGCCTCCAACGCCGGCTACGACGGCGACGACGTCGTCAAGCAAGTCACCGCACTGGGTGTTGACGAAGGGTTCGACGCGTTGGAAGGTCGCTTCGGCGACCTGGTCGAGTTGGGTGTGATCGACCCGCTGCGGGTGGTGCGTTCCGCGCTGCAGAACGGCGCGTCCGTGGCCGGCCTGATCCTCACCACCAACTCGCTGGTGGCCGAGGAGGTGACCCCGTGGAACAAGTCGCTGATGACCGAGTTCGGGCCGCTCGACGAGGGGATCCCGCAGCCATCGCCGGACTCGAGCACCCCGCAGTCCCTTGGCCTCGGCCCGTCGATCGGTTGAGGAAGGGGACGAGATGAAAGCCGTACGTGTGCACGACTACCACACCGACCCGAAGATCGACGACATCGAGGAGCCGCGACTGCAGGGCCCGCTCGACGTGATCGTGAAGATCGGCGGGGCCGGCGTGTGCCGAACCGACCTGCACATCCTGGAAGGCCAGTGGGCCGCCGCGATGGCACCGCAGCTGCCGTACGTGATCGGGCACGAGAACGCAGGCTGGGTGCACGCCGTCGGCGACGGGGTGACCAACGTGGCGGTGGGGGACACGGTGATCCTGCACCCGCAGCCGAGCTGTGGGTTGTGCCTGGCCTGTCGGCGGGGCAACGACATGCACTGTTCGAACGCGTTCTTCCCCGGCCTGTCGGACAACGACGGGGGGATGGCCGAGTACCTGCGCACCACCGCCAGGGCCTGCGTGAAGCTGGACCCTGCGACCAACCCGGCCGACGTGGCGGCCCTGGCCGATGCCGGGATCACCGCCTATCACGCGGTGCGCAAGGCGGTGCCGGTGCTGTGGCCGGGCACCACCGCGGTGGTGCAGGGCGCGGGCGGCTTGGGGCACATCGGGATCCAGTGCCTGGCCGCGTTGACCGCCACCCGGATCGTGGTGGTCGACAAGAACCCGGCCGCACTCGAACTCGCCAAGGAGATCGGGGCGGACGAGACGGTGGTGGCCGACGGCTCCCACGTGGACGCGGTGAAGGACCTGACCGGCGGTGAGGGCGCGACGGTCGTGTTCGACTTCGTGGCCGAGCAGGGCGCGGAGAACCAGGCGTGGGCGATGGTCGCGCCGGACGGATTCCAGTACGTGATCGGTTACGGCGGACAGTTCTCGGCGCCGACGCTGGATTTCGTAGCCGGGGAGAAGAACGTGATCGGCAACATCGTCGGCACCTACACCGACCTGGCCGAGCTGATGGTGCTGGCGCAGGCCGGGAAGGTCACCCTGCACACGAAGCAGTACCCGCTGGATGCGGCGCTGGACGCGCTGCACGACCTCGACGCCGGCCGGGTCCGCGGCCGAGCCATTCTCGTTCCCTGACGCGAAAGGTCCCACCACGATGTACGAGAAGGACGGCGAGAAGTACTTCATCGTCGATTCACACAGCCATTTCTGGGACGCCAGCCGGGAGAACTGGAAGCCGGGCGCCGAGCAGTACGCGAAGGGCTGGATCGACTGCTTCTACGGCTACCACCAGCTCGGCCCGCCCGAGACCCACTGGGACTACGAGCACTACCTCAAGGTCACGCCCGATGACTTCGAGCGCGACATGTTCATCGAGGGCCACGTCGACCACGCGATCTTCCAGTCGACCTACCTCAAGGAGTGGTACACCGACGGCTTCAACACCATCGAGCGGAACGCGCAGCTGCTGGATCGCTTCGGCGACCGCCTGATCGTCAACGGCCGCTTCGACCCACGCGACGGCGACGCCGGGCTGAAGGAGCTGGAGGCGGACGCCGAGAAGTACGGGCTGAAGGGCGTCAAGCTCTACACCGCCGAATGGAACCACGGGTCACGCGGCTACAAGCTGTCCGACCCGGAGGCCTACCGGTTCCTCGCCCGCGCGCAGGAGCTGGGCATCAAGAACATCCACGTCCACAAGGGCCCGACGATCTGGCCGCTGGACAAGGACGCGTTCGACGTGGCCGACGTCGACCACGCGGCCACCGACTTCCCGGAGCTGAACTTCATCGTCGAGCACGTCGGGCTGCCGCGCATCGAGGACTTCTGCTTCATGGCGGTGCAGGAGCCCAACGTCTACGCGGGGCTGTCGGTCGTGATCGGTGGCCTGATGCACGCCCGGCCGAAGTTCTTCGCCAAGGTCATGGGCGAGCTGCTCTTCTGGGTCGGCGAGGACCGGATGACCTTCGGCGGCGACTACAACATCTGGGTGCCCAAGTGGCAGGTCGAGGGCTTCGTCGACTGGCAGATGCCCGACGACGACGCGTTCACCGACTACCCGCGGCTCACGACGGCCTCCAAGAAGAAGATTCTCGGGCTGAACGCCGCGAAGCTCTACGACATCCCGGTCCCACCCGAGTGCGAGCTGCAGACAACGGCCGGGGCACAGGACCGGCCGGGCGAGCAGCTGCTCACCGAGGCCGCGGCGGCCGGCACGCCGTGACCGCACTCGCCGCCGCGGTGTGGGCGGCGCTGGGCACGGTGCACGACCCCGAACTCGACGAGCCCATCACCGAGCTCGAGTTCGTGTCGTCGTGCACCGTGTCCGACGACGGGGTCGCGGCCGTCCGCCTGCGCCTGCCCACGTTCTTCTGCGCGCCCAACTTCGCGTGGCTCATGGTCGCCGACGCCCACGACGCCGTGACCGCCGTCCCTGGGGTCACCCGCGCCGACATCGTGCTGGACGATCACTTCACCGCAACCACCATCAACGAGGGCGTCGCCGCGAGGGCCGGGTTCGTCGCGGCGTTCCCGGGGGAGGCGCAGTCCGAGCTGGAGGAGTTGCGCGCGGTGTTCCTGCGCAAGGCCGCACTGGCCGGGCAGGACCGGATCGCCCGGCCCCTCGTCGACGCGGGCGCCGCGCCGGAGGACCTGGCCGCCACCCGGCTCGGCGACCTGCGGCCGTCACCGGACCTCGACCGGCTCCGGCAGCGGCGCGCCGCGGTCGGCCTGCCCCACGGCCCGGACGCTCCGCTGCTGCTGCATCCGGACGGCGCACCGGTGACCGCCGACCAGGTGCCATTGCACCTGCGCCGGGCCCGGCTCACCCGCGTCGGCATCGAGGCCAACGGCCACACCTGCCGCGACCTGCTGGCCGCTCGCTACCCCGAGGAGGTGGCCTCGTCGTGACCACCGCGAGCCGTGAGACCTACAACCCCTGGACGGTGGTGAACGTGGTGTTCGACCACCTCGCGGCGGCGGGCCTGCACCCGGTGCTCGGCGAGACGGGCGATCCCGCTGAGCCGGCGGCAGCGCTGCTGCGGGCACTGGGCGTCGAGCCGGGACGCGACGACGAGGGTCCCGCCGCGCCGGCGATGCAGGCCCACCTCGCCGAGCTCCGGGCCCGGATGTTCCCAGAGGTGCGACCGTGAGCGCGCCTCCCGCGTCCGTGCGCGAGCTCGACATGCCGAGCGCCACCGAGCTCGCCGGACTGGCCGCCGTGTTCGAGGACCTGCAGTACGCGCTGCGCTGCTGCGAGCACCTCGTGTCCCAGCTGGGCCGCCGCGACCCCGATTCCGTGCTGGTCGAGGCGCTGTGGACCGGTGCCCTGCTCGCCTACGTCCGCTGCTTCTCGCCACGCGGCGCCGTGCTCACCGCCGCCGACCTCGACGAGCTCGAGAACGGGGGCGAGTTCCGGCGGCTGCACGAGGTGCTGCTGCAGCTGCGCGACCACCTCGCGTCCCGGCACGTGAACCCGCGGGAAGCGTTCACCATCGGGGCGGCGCAGTCGAACGACGGCACCCCCACCGGGATCGCCGTCGTGTCCAGCCCACGCCCGCTGGTCGAGGAGCCGACGGTGCGCATGCTGGGGCGGCTCGCCTACCTCCTCGCGGGCCGGGTGGACGCGGGGATGCAGGAGCGGCAGCGCGAGGTACTGGGCGAAGCCGCGGCGCTGCCGCCTGCGAAGCTGGCCGCGTTGCCGCTGGTACACCTCACGGGCCACTGATGCGACTTGCGGCCCTTCGCTTCACACACCCAGCGCCCGCTTCACACAAGGCCCGCCCTGTGTGAAGAAGGGGCTGGGTGTGTGAAGTCCCCTCTAGCCTTGCAGGCATGGTGGGTGAGGGCGAACGGGTCGCTGCGCTGCTCGGGCTCGAGCCACTGCCCGACGAGGGCGGCCTGTTCCGGCGCACGCACATCGACGCGCACTCGTCGGCGATCTACTTCCTGCTGATCGCGCCCGACTTCTCGGCGATGCACCGGCTCACGGCCACCGAGACCTACCACTGGTACGCGGGCGCGCCGCTGCGGCTGTTGCTCCTCGGCGGTGACGGGCAGGTGTCCGAGCCGGTGCTCGGCCCGGACGTCGCTGCCGGTCAGCGGCCCCAGATCGTGGTGCCCGCCGGAACCTGGCAGGGATCCAGTTCCACGGGCGAGTGGACGCTCGTCGGCACGACCACGGCCCCACCTTTCGACTGGGAGGGGTTCGAGCTGGGCGAGCGGGCCGTGCTCACCACCGGCTACCCCGCCGCCGCGGAGCGGATCGCTGCTCTCACCCGCTAGCGGGCCACTGTTCGGGGATTGGCCGTGGCGGCCAGGCGCGCGGCCGGTGATCCTCCATGCATGACAAGCCGCCCGTTCGCCCAGGTCGACGTCTTCTCCGCGGTCCCGTACCGGGGCAACCCGGTCGCGGTCGTGCTCGACGGCGACGGCCTCACGACCGAGCAGATGCAGCGCGTGGCGAACTGGACGAACCTGTCGGAGACGACCTTCGTCGTCCCTCCGACCAGCCCGGCCGCCGACTACCGCGTCCGCATCTTCACTCCCTCGGAGGAGCTTCCGTTCGCGGGCCACCCGACGATCGGCACCTGCCACGCGTGGCTCGCTTCCACGTCCCACGGGAGCGACACGATCGTCCAGGAGTGCGAGGCCGGGCTGATCACGCTCCGGCGCACCGGCGACCGGCTCGCGTTCGCCGCCCCGCCCCTGCTGCGGGACGAGCCGGTCGACGACGAGCTGCAGGCGCGCATCGCGCGCATCCTGGGCATCGACCGGTCCGCTGTCCGGGACACCCGCTGGGTCGACAACGGCCCGGGCTGGGTCGCCGCCCTCCTCGACGACGCGAAGACCGTGCTCGCGGTCACCCCGGACGCCGAGGAGCTCAAGCTCGGGATCGTCGGCCCGTATCCGGCGGGGTCCCCGGAGGCCGTCGAGGTCAGGGCGTTCTTCCCGGCCGATCGCAGCAGTGTGGAGGACCCGGTGACCGGCAGCCTCAACGCGGGTCTCGCGCTGTGGCTGCTGCGGACCGGCCGCCTCCAGACTCCCTATGTCGCTTCCCAGGGCACGGCGCTGGGCCGGGCGGGCCGGGTGCACATCGACCAGGACGCCGACGGCACGGTCTGGGTCGGCGGCGACGCGGTGACGTGTGTGCGGGGCGAGATCGAGATCTGACCTCACCCCTCGCCCGCGGGCGCGAGGTGCGCTAAGAACGATCGTATGGTCCTCGCCTACGTCGTCGGGACGTTCGACACCAAGGGTGCCGAACTGGGTTACGCCGCCGAGCGCGTGCGTGCGGCGGGGGCTGAGGTCGTCACCGTCGACGTGTCCACCCAGGTGCGGGGCGCGCCTGCGGACGTATCCGCCGACGAGGTGGCTGGCCACCATCCCGACGGCGCGGCCGCGGTGTTCACCGGCGACCGCGGCACCGCCGTCGCCGCGATGGCGTTGGCCTTGGAGCGATTCCTGCTGAGCCGGTCCGACGTCGGCGGGGTGCTCGGGCTGGGCGGTTCCGGCGGCACCGCGCTGATCACGCCGGCGATGCGGGCGGTGCCGGTCGGCGTCGGAAAGATCATGGTGTCGACGGTGGCCTCCGGGAACGTCGCGCCCTACGTCGACGCGTCCGACATCGCGATGTGGTACTCGGTCACCGACGTCGCCGGCCTCAACCGCATCTCCCGCCGCGTGATCGGCAACGCCGCCCACGCGCTCGCGGGCATCGTCGCCCACGAGGTCCCCGCCGCCGCCGACCGGCCAGCGGTAGGGCTCACGATGTTCGGCGTCACCACCCCGTGCGTCACCGCCGTCACCAACCGGCTCGGCGGCACCGTCGACCCGCTGGTCTTCCACGCCACCGGCACCGGCGGCCGGGCGATGGAGAAGCTCGTCGACGACGGCCTCGTCGGCTCGGTCATGGACATCACCACCACGGAGGTCTGCGACCTGCTCGTCGGCGGGGTCTTCCCGGCCACCGACGACCGCCTCGGCGCGATCGCGCGCACCGGCGTGCCGTACGTCGGCACCTGCGGCGCTCTCGACATGGTGAACTTCGGCGCGAGCTCCACGGTGCCGCCGCGGTTCGCCGACCGCACGTTCTACGAGCACAATCCCCAGGTCACGCTGATGCGCACCACTCCGGAGGAGAACGTTGCGATCGCGCGGTTCCTCGCGGTCGGGCTGAACGCGTGCGAGGGGCCGGTGCGGTTCCTGCTGCCCACCGGCGGGGTGTCCGCGCTGGACGCGCCAGGCCAGGCGTTCTGGGACCCGGAGGCGGACGAGGCGCTCTTCGCCACGCTCGAAGCCGAGGTGCGACAGACCGACACGCGGCGGGTTGAGCGCGTGGCCCACCACATCAACGACCCCGAGTTCGCCGACGCGCTGGTGGACGCGTGGCGTGAGGTGCAGAAATGAAATTTGCTCGTGCCGAGCTCGTCGAGAAGTTCCAGGACATGGCCCGGCGCGGCGAGCCGATCGTCGGCGGTGGCGCGGGCACCGGCCTGTCGGCCAAGTGCGAGGAGGCCGGCGGCATCGACCTCATCGTCATCTACAACTCCGGCCGCTACCGGATGGCCGGCCGCGGCTCTCTCGCCGGCCTGCTCGCCTACGGCAACGCCAACGAGATCGTGGTGGAGATGGCCGCCGAGGTGCTGCCGGTCGTCCGCCACACCCCGGTGCTGGCCGGCGTCAACGGCACCGACCCGTTCATGATCACCGACCGGTTCCTGCGCGAGCTCGCCGACCTCGGCTTCGCCGGCATCCAGAACTTCCCGACCGTCGGCCTGATCGACGGGGTCTTCCGGGCCAACCTTGAGGAGACCGGCATGGGCTACGGACTGGAGGTCGACCTGGTCGCGGCCGCCCGCGAGGCCGACCTGCTCACCACGCCGTACGTCTTCTCAGCGGACGACGCCCGCGCCATGACCCGGGCCGGTGCCGACATCATCGTCTGCCACATGGGCCTGACGACCGGTGGTTCGATCGGCGCGGAGACCGCGAAGTCGCTCGACGACTGCGTGGCACTGGTCGACGAGTGGGCCGCCGCGGCCCGTGAGGTCCGCGACGACGTGCTGGTGCTCTGCCACGGCGGCCCGATCGCGATGCCCGACGACGCGGCCCACGTGCTGGAGCGCACGAAGAACTGCCACGGCTTCTACGGCGCCTCGTCGATGGAACGGCTGCCCACCGAGAAGGCCCTCACCGAACAGACCCGCGCCTTCAAGACCCGTCTCACCCGATAGGAGACCCATGCCCCGCGCCTACGCCAGTGGTGTCGTGCCCGCGTCTGCCGACGCCGTCTGGTCCCACATCCGTGACTTCAACAGCCTCCCCGCCTGGCACCCGGCGATCACGGCCAGCGAGCTGACCTCGGGTGCGGGGGCTGAGGTCGGTGCGCTGCGGAGGCTCACCCTCGGCGACGGCGGCATCGTCGTCGAACGGCTGCTGGTCCTGGACGACCCCGACCGAAGCGTCACCTACGAGTTCGTGGAGAACCCGTTCGGCGCCCGCCGCTACACCGCCACGCTGCGGGTGGCTCCGGTGACGGCCACCGGGGAGGCGTTCGTCGAGTGGTGGGCGGAGTTCGACGCGGAGGCGGCCGACGAGAAGGGGCTGACCGACTTCTTCGCCGATGCGGTCTACGGCGGCGGCATCGCGGCGCTGGGTGAGCTGTTCGCCGCGAAGGGCTGAGGTCGGCCGGACGGACCCCACATCCGAGCGGCGAGCGGCCACAGCGCGACCATCGCCGCGGCCGCCTGGACGTACCCCTGGACGACGAACAGCGGCACGAAGCGGCTGACCGCGAGTACGACGAGAGCGACGACGACCAGGCGGGTCACCCCCGGGCTCAGGATGCCGTGGCCGGTGATCCCCTTGGCGACGCCCAGCACCCCCACCGCGAACACGAGGGCCCCGATCGTCAGCACGGCGAGGAACCACGGCTGAAGGGCGCGCTGCGCCGCCTCAGGGTCACCGCCTGCGGCCACCGCGGCCAGCGGAGCGAACTCCATCCCGGGCAGCATCGTGTAGAGCATGCTGCCGATCACGATGAACGGCAGTCCGAGAGCGCTCCACCGGTCGTCGCAGCGCTCGCGGAGGAAACCGCGGACAGCGATGAAGGCGAGCACGACCGCACCGGAGGCGACTCCCGCCGCGAGATGTGCCAGGCCCCACCGCGTCGGGTCCTCGGCAACGGCCTCGGCGATGGCCGGGGCATTGGGCAGCCGACCGTGGAGGTGCGGGTGCCACACGAACGCGGCCAGCAACACCAGCGGCGCCAGCGCCGTGGCGACCGCTCGGGCGCGGGATGTCGTCGGTTCTGTCATGTTGATCAGTGCTCCTCCCACGCCCGCGTGTGCCGGGTAAGGGTCACCGTCCCGCGGCAGCGTCCGCATCGGCTGAATTGCCCATACCGACTGCTCTGCCCGGGTGGGTAGTTCCCTGCAGGAAGGGCCTACACGAGGTCGTGCTCGTAGGCGAAGGCGGTGGCCGCCGCCCGCGAGGAGACGCCGAGCTTGGCGAACATGTTGCTCACGTGCCGGGCGACCGTCCTGTCGCTGATCACGAGGTCGTCGGCGATGTCCCGGTTCGTCGCGCCCGTCGCGACCAGGCGAAGCACCTCGATCTCCCGGGGGGTCAAGCCGCATGCGCCGGAGGGCGCGGCACGACCCGTGAGCGCTCGCACCTGATCGAGCGCGGGCGCGGCGCCCAGCTGCTCGAAGATCCGGCGCGCGGCGTCCAGCTCCAGCTCGGCGGTGTCGTGGTCGCCCAGCTGGCGGCACGCCCGCGCCACCTGCAGCCGGACCCGTGCCGTCTCGTAGACCGCGTCGAGCTCGTGCCATGCGACCCACGCCCGGCGCAGGGCGCGGTTGGCGCGGCCCGCGTCACCGTCGGCGAGCAGCACGCATCCACGGGCGTATCCGACCACCGCGCGCAGGTACGGCGTGTCGAACGCCGCGACGACGTCGTCCAGCTCGGCCACCGCCATCCGGGCGTCCTCGTTGGCCCCGGCTGCGAGCGTGATCTCGACATACGCGGACAGCACCCTGGAACGCTCCACCACGCCCTCGGCCTCCAGCACGGTCCGCTGGATGGCGGCGACCGCGTCCTCGAGCCTGCCCTGCGCAAGCCGGAGCAGCGCCAGCCCCGGTTGCACGGGGTGTCCGCGGGTGCTGGCTTCGCGGTAGCACTCCTCGGCCCGGACGAACTCGCCGCGCAACCGCAGCAGCTCGGCCTGCTGGTACAGCGCCATGCCCAGCACCGGGTCGGGCGGGTCGGACAGGTGGGCGCACGCCTGCCGGACCTCCTCGAGGGCGTCGGCCCACTCGCCGCGCAGCGTCATGATCTCCGAGCGGTGCACGAGGCACTGGCCTCTGAAGGGCTTGAGGCCCTGCTGGGTGGCGCACCAGCGGCTCAGCGCCGCGGTCCACTCCTGCACGCGACGTACGTCGAACATCTGCCTGCAGGTGAGGATCATGGCGCAGTAGACGATCCCGGCGGCGACCGCCGACACCTCGCCGGTCGTCACCGCCACCATCGCCTCGTCCAGCATCGCCATGCCTTGCGCCGCTCGACCCTGCGCGACCAGCGACTGGCCCTGTCCCAGCCGGCCGAGCGCCTCGAGATCGGCGTCGCCGAACCGGTCGGCTGTCTCGGTGATCTCGACGAATGTGCGGTACGCGGACTCGGCGTCGCCGCCGCCCAGCGCCTGCAGCGCGGCGGGGAGGCGCAGGTATCCCTGTTCCACGCAGTCGAGCTCGCCGTCTTCCAGGATGTGCCGCGCCCGCGCCAGCCAGCCGCCACCCCGGGCGTGCTCACCGCGCAGGAGGAGCGTCAGCCCGAGCCAGAACGCACACCGGACGGCAGGTGCCTTCTCGCCTCGGTCCAGGAACGCGTGATGCGCTCGCTCCCATGTCGCGTCGGCCGTTTCGCGGTGACCGATGAGGTGGGCTGCCGTCGCCAGCCTGTCGAGGTCCTCCGCATCGAGTGCTTCGCGCCGGTCGGCGTCCGACAGGTGCTGGTACGCGTCTCGCCAGGCCCGCCGGAGGTGGGCTTCGCGGCCCCGCATCACGGCGTCATCGGCCGACGGCGCCTGCGCCATCTGCCGCAATCTACCGGTTGATCCCGTTCGGCACGAGCGCTGCGGTGCCGCCGAGGTCTGTGATCGAATAGCCGCGTGGACGCTGCTGCGGCGCGGATCGGGAAGCTGCTGCCCGGCCTGGCCGGCCGCGGCGTGCTGCTGGCCGCTCCGGCGGACGCCGAACACGTGCGGCGGATGCTGGTCGACGGCGGCTACGCGGTGGCGGAAGCGCAGGGGGACGCAACCGGGATGCGGGAGGCGCAGGCGGCGATCGCGCGGGCGTTGCGGCTGCCGCCGACGGCGGGGCGCAACCTCGACGCCCTGGTCGACTCGTTGCGGGACCTGGCCACCTGGTGGCCGGATGACGAGCGGGTCGCACTGCTCTGGCCGGGAGCGGAGCGGCTGGTGGAGGCGGATCTGCCCGGCTTCCTCACCTTGACCGAGATCCTCCGCGCCGCCACCGACGACCTGTGGCGCGGGGGAACGCCCGGCGACCGGCTGTTCGAGACGGTCGCCTTCGTGCGTCGCCACGGTGTGCGGGAGCTGGGGGAGGCGTCCGCATGATCAGGCGAGTGCTCGGCCTGCTGCTCGCCGCGTTCGCGCTGGCCGGCTGCCAGGCGGCGCCGAGCCCGGCGCCGCCCGCCAGCAGCCCGGCCGCCGCCGTGACGGACGCAGTCCCGGACTGCACCGAGGAACTGCCGCCCGAGGCGCACGAGGTGATCGCGGACATCGAGGCGGGCGGGCCGTACGAGTACCCGCGCAACGACGGCGTGACGTTCGGCAACCGCG encodes:
- a CDS encoding LuxR family transcriptional regulator produces the protein MAQAPSADDAVMRGREAHLRRAWRDAYQHLSDADRREALDAEDLDRLATAAHLIGHRETADATWERAHHAFLDRGEKAPAVRCAFWLGLTLLLRGEHARGGGWLARARHILEDGELDCVEQGYLRLPAALQALGGGDAESAYRTFVEITETADRFGDADLEALGRLGQGQSLVAQGRAAQGMAMLDEAMVAVTTGEVSAVAAGIVYCAMILTCRQMFDVRRVQEWTAALSRWCATQQGLKPFRGQCLVHRSEIMTLRGEWADALEEVRQACAHLSDPPDPVLGMALYQQAELLRLRGEFVRAEECYREASTRGHPVQPGLALLRLAQGRLEDAVAAIQRTVLEAEGVVERSRVLSAYVEITLAAGANEDARMAVAELDDVVAAFDTPYLRAVVGYARGCVLLADGDAGRANRALRRAWVAWHELDAVYETARVRLQVARACRQLGDHDTAELELDAARRIFEQLGAAPALDQVRALTGRAAPSGACGLTPREIEVLRLVATGATNRDIADDLVISDRTVARHVSNMFAKLGVSSRAAATAFAYEHDLV
- a CDS encoding barstar family protein is translated as MDAAAARIGKLLPGLAGRGVLLAAPADAEHVRRMLVDGGYAVAEAQGDATGMREAQAAIARALRLPPTAGRNLDALVDSLRDLATWWPDDERVALLWPGAERLVEADLPGFLTLTEILRAATDDLWRGGTPGDRLFETVAFVRRHGVRELGEASA
- a CDS encoding ribonuclease domain-containing protein, translating into MIRRVLGLLLAAFALAGCQAAPSPAPPASSPAAAVTDAVPDCTEELPPEAHEVIADIEAGGPYEYPRNDGVTFGNREGLLPDEERGYYREFTVETPGLNHRGARRIVTGGPDERDPEHWYYTDDHYESFCEFLPDGR
- a CDS encoding Tm-1-like ATP-binding domain-containing protein, whose protein sequence is MVLAYVVGTFDTKGAELGYAAERVRAAGAEVVTVDVSTQVRGAPADVSADEVAGHHPDGAAAVFTGDRGTAVAAMALALERFLLSRSDVGGVLGLGGSGGTALITPAMRAVPVGVGKIMVSTVASGNVAPYVDASDIAMWYSVTDVAGLNRISRRVIGNAAHALAGIVAHEVPAAADRPAVGLTMFGVTTPCVTAVTNRLGGTVDPLVFHATGTGGRAMEKLVDDGLVGSVMDITTTEVCDLLVGGVFPATDDRLGAIARTGVPYVGTCGALDMVNFGASSTVPPRFADRTFYEHNPQVTLMRTTPEENVAIARFLAVGLNACEGPVRFLLPTGGVSALDAPGQAFWDPEADEALFATLEAEVRQTDTRRVERVAHHINDPEFADALVDAWREVQK
- a CDS encoding phosphoenolpyruvate hydrolase family protein, with amino-acid sequence MKFARAELVEKFQDMARRGEPIVGGGAGTGLSAKCEEAGGIDLIVIYNSGRYRMAGRGSLAGLLAYGNANEIVVEMAAEVLPVVRHTPVLAGVNGTDPFMITDRFLRELADLGFAGIQNFPTVGLIDGVFRANLEETGMGYGLEVDLVAAAREADLLTTPYVFSADDARAMTRAGADIIVCHMGLTTGGSIGAETAKSLDDCVALVDEWAAAAREVRDDVLVLCHGGPIAMPDDAAHVLERTKNCHGFYGASSMERLPTEKALTEQTRAFKTRLTR
- a CDS encoding SRPBCC family protein; protein product: MPRAYASGVVPASADAVWSHIRDFNSLPAWHPAITASELTSGAGAEVGALRRLTLGDGGIVVERLLVLDDPDRSVTYEFVENPFGARRYTATLRVAPVTATGEAFVEWWAEFDAEAADEKGLTDFFADAVYGGGIAALGELFAAKG